Proteins encoded together in one Lathyrus oleraceus cultivar Zhongwan6 chromosome 5, CAAS_Psat_ZW6_1.0, whole genome shotgun sequence window:
- the LOC127078883 gene encoding chromatin-remodeling ATPase INO80-like, with protein sequence MDVVREEQAAFREEMDSVKSKIEQIFEAIQALARREEEARVAAAARNDALVQGVALQSGPSVPIPNPVIYGLPPGFVPPPERTHVPPPAHTSGVDDGVAAQGPPIVNQVVIPRTDEELQDEFEMQNYNGATSVVIPTAAQDSELKCRNIHTWDELAEAFVKQYKYNTDMAPNRTQLQSMAQKDSESFKEYAQRWRELAARVHPPLVDRELIDIFMGTLQGQYYERLISSVSIRFSDMVIVGERVEEGLKSGKIQGGSSSQPILKKPFNRFKRKEGETSAISSQRGRVPYKAPASVPYYQYPYVEAAQYPTMPYHPNALVPIPAPVPQYQAPQPQFQAPPPQHQQRIQQNNQPRPVQQQRPNQQRPYQQYNNMNTTPIPMTYTQLLPYLIQNETVVPRALPPMPKPHKPWYDENVRCAFHANSEGHTTENCKVFKLRVQELIDKKILSFADVPNVGNNPLPKHDGSGVNAIESSTDD encoded by the exons ATGGATGTAGTTCGAGAAGAACAAGCTGCCTTCAGAGAGGAGATGGACTCTGTCAAAAGCAAGATTGAGCAGATCTTTGAGGCTATACAAGCTCTGGCTAGAAGGGAAGAAGAGGCTCGTGTTGCCGCTGCTGCAAGGAACGACGCTCTAGTTCAAGGGGTTGCTCTTCAGTCAGGACCTTCAGTTCCTATTCCAAATCCCGTTATCTACGGTCTTCCTCCAGGTTTTGTTCCACCGCCTGAAAGAACTCATGTGCCTCCACCTGCGCATACTTCTGGAGTAGATGATGGAGTCGCTGCGCAAGGACCTCCGATAGTCAATCAAGTGGTCATTCCCCGCACTGATGAGGAGCTCCAGGACGAGTTTGAAATGCAGAATTACAATGGAGCTACTTCAGTGGTCATCCCTACTGCTGCCCAAGATTCTGAG TTGAAGTGTAGAAATATCCATACTTGGGATGAGTTGGCTGAAGCATTTGtaaagcaatacaaatataatactGACATGGCACCAAACCGTACTCAGCTTCAGAGTATGGCCCAGAAAGACAGTGAGTCTTTCAAAGAATATGCGCAACgctggagagaattggctgcaagGGTGCACCCACCATTGGTTGATCGTGAATTGATTGACATTTTCATGGGTACCTTGCAGGGCCAATATTATGAAAGATTGATCAGTAGTGTGTCCATAAGATTTTCTGACATGGTGATCGTGGGTGAAAGAGTAGAGGAAGGATTGAAAAGTGGTAAAATCCAGGGAGGTTCCAGCAGTCAACCAATcttgaagaagcctttcaacagATTCAAGAGGAAGGAGGGTGAGACTAGTGCCATTTCTTCTCAGAGGGGGAGGGTACCATACAAAGCTCCTGCTTCTGTGCCTTATTATCAGTACCCTTACGTAGAGGCTGCTCAATATCCAACCATGCCTTACCATCCAAATGCTCTTGTTCCTATTCCAGCTCCGGTACCTCAATATCAAGCTCCACAACCTCAGTTCCAGGCTCCGCCACCTCAACATCAACAGAGAATTCAACAGAATAATCAACCACGTCCAGTTCAGCAGCAACGACCAAATCAACAGAGGCCATATCAACAGTACAATAATATGAATACCACTCCTATCCCAATGACTTACACTCAATTGCTACCGTATCTGATTCAGAATGAGACTGTCGTGCCAAGGGCATTACCTCCAATGCCGAAGCCGCATAAGCCTTGGTATGATGAGAATGTTAGATGTGCCTTTCATGCTAATTCAGAGGGTCATACAACAGAGAATTGCAAAGTGTTCAAGCTCCGGGTCCAAGAGTTGATAGATAAGAAAATATTGTCTTTTGCTGATGTTCCAAATGTGGGGAACAATCCTTTGCCTAAACATGATGGTTCAGGTGTCAATGCTATAGAAAGTTCAACTGATGATTGA